The Tubulanus polymorphus chromosome 1, tnTubPoly1.2, whole genome shotgun sequence genome contains a region encoding:
- the LOC141911675 gene encoding uncharacterized protein LOC141911675 — translation MESRLDHNKAATSTDVSAEKSSPIPSLEDTHQELRADSYVAIAQKGEQAKNHLYFGIVEKMLPESSSLQIKFWNSSSEDVEDHPLSGVNMVLSPPRIINQRCQLSFECREYKNTNDIFCAMT, via the exons ATGGAGAGTAGACTTGAT CACAACAAGGCAGCTACATCCACAGATGTCTCAGCTGAAAAAAGCAGCCCTATACCATCATTAGAGGATACACACCAGGAACTAAG AGCTGATTCTTATGTTGCAATTGCTCAAAAGGGTGAACAAGCAAAAAATCACCTCTATTTTGGAATA GTCGAAAAAATGTTACCGGAGAGCTCTTCGCTGCAGATCAAGTTTTGGAACAGCTCCAGCGAAGACGTCGAAGATCACCCTTTATCAGGGGTCAATATGGTGCTGTCTCCGCCCCGCATCATCAATCAACGATGCCAGCTTTCATTTGAATGTAGAGAGTACAAAAACACCAATGACATTTTCTGTGCAATGACCTGA